A single region of the Candidatus Sungiibacteriota bacterium genome encodes:
- a CDS encoding aldo/keto reductase, translated as MLCWQEASRIPTRVLGRTGLVVSRLGLGTAEIGFAYGLGKRSLPDEKEAIRLLNIAVGMGITYFDTAAFYGLAEERIGKSGIAKNPGVVIGTKCGSFLDKGERPESAEVERRIRKEVEDSLRILKLDVLPLLMLHGGSAEDITGRELTDILQKFKDEGKALHVGISTRGEEAALAAVSGGFFEVVQTAYSIIDQRMSRRVLPLAYSNGVGIINRSVLLKGVLSGAVLNYPPILQPLASVASQVYDLAARYGVDLPTFAIRFALSNPFISTILIGTNNLGHLSSAVRAAERGPLPYGLVAEMETLALSDPNQVDPARWPKF; from the coding sequence ATGTTGTGCTGGCAAGAAGCAAGTAGGATTCCAACCCGTGTTCTCGGTAGAACGGGTTTGGTTGTTTCTCGTCTTGGACTTGGAACAGCAGAAATTGGTTTTGCCTACGGGCTGGGGAAGCGTAGTCTTCCGGACGAGAAAGAAGCCATCAGGCTATTAAACATTGCGGTGGGGATGGGCATCACTTATTTTGATACGGCGGCATTTTACGGTCTGGCCGAGGAGCGAATTGGGAAGTCGGGTATTGCCAAAAATCCGGGAGTGGTGATTGGTACCAAGTGCGGGAGTTTTTTGGACAAAGGAGAGCGTCCTGAAAGCGCTGAGGTGGAACGAAGAATCAGAAAAGAAGTTGAAGACAGTCTCCGCATTCTCAAGCTGGATGTTTTGCCCCTTCTTATGCTTCATGGCGGAAGCGCAGAAGATATCACGGGGCGGGAACTGACAGATATTCTGCAGAAATTCAAAGACGAGGGTAAGGCGCTTCATGTTGGTATTAGCACAAGGGGGGAGGAGGCGGCCTTGGCAGCAGTTAGCGGTGGTTTTTTTGAGGTAGTGCAGACTGCCTATAGCATTATTGATCAGCGGATGAGTCGTAGGGTTCTACCCCTTGCTTATTCTAACGGTGTAGGCATTATCAACCGGTCCGTGCTTTTAAAAGGAGTTTTAAGCGGAGCGGTCCTGAATTACCCCCCGATTCTTCAACCCCTAGCATCTGTAGCATCTCAAGTATATGATCTTGCGGCAAGGTATGGCGTGGACTTGCCGACTTTTGCCATAAGATTTGCCCTATCCAACCCTTTTATTTCCACCATACTCATTGGAACGAATAACCTTGGGCATCTTTCTAGTGCGGTTCGCGCGGCAGAGCGGGGTCCTTTGCCGTATGGTCTTGTAGCAGAGATGGAAACCCTGGCCCTTTCCGACCCCAACCAAGTTGATCCGGCGCGCTGGCCTAAATTTTAA
- a CDS encoding aminotransferase class III-fold pyridoxal phosphate-dependent enzyme: MTYAQVSNLEENQEAVRIIQRLKTLEPEATCEDDFVLWDRAKDFLVFDRFGNQWIDFTSGIFVANTGHSHPRVKTAIQARLDRGHLFNYLYATEDKLRFIELLLELTPQKFNQVVLYATGSETNECALKLSRIHGQKINPHKVGIIGFEDAFHGKTLGSLMIGGKPKDKVWMPWHDPAIYHLPYPDYRRGIDETNGASFFKESIAALEAKGVKSESIAAVFMEPYQGWSACFFPKSYVQALASWAKRNQVLVIFDEVQSGFGRTGMWFAYEHFGVEADLVCCGKGISSSLPLSAVLGPREILNHAGVTSTHTGNVLSVAAGIGNLEVLHDEKLVERSNRLGAILLERLEKLQRKYPERIKFISSRGLLAGIHFGNKESNDLDVKTCSEIVRRCIASGLLLIKTNIGTIKIGPPLTIAQDALEEGLDILEEAVDVVLARSK, encoded by the coding sequence ATGACTTACGCCCAAGTTTCAAATTTGGAAGAAAATCAGGAGGCCGTTCGGATAATCCAACGGCTCAAAACCTTAGAGCCGGAAGCAACCTGTGAAGATGACTTTGTGCTTTGGGATCGCGCCAAAGATTTTTTAGTTTTTGACCGCTTTGGCAATCAATGGATAGATTTCACTTCAGGAATTTTTGTGGCCAATACCGGCCACTCGCACCCTCGCGTCAAGACCGCTATTCAGGCGCGTTTGGATCGAGGCCACCTCTTCAATTATTTATATGCCACCGAAGATAAACTGCGGTTTATTGAGTTGCTGCTTGAATTGACCCCGCAAAAATTTAATCAGGTTGTTTTGTATGCCACTGGTTCGGAAACAAACGAATGCGCCTTGAAACTTAGCCGTATTCATGGGCAAAAAATCAATCCTCACAAAGTTGGTATCATTGGCTTTGAGGATGCTTTTCACGGTAAAACACTGGGAAGTTTAATGATAGGCGGGAAACCTAAAGACAAGGTGTGGATGCCATGGCACGATCCGGCCATTTACCATCTGCCCTACCCGGACTATCGCCGTGGGATTGACGAAACTAATGGGGCCAGTTTTTTTAAAGAGTCAATTGCGGCTTTGGAAGCCAAGGGAGTAAAAAGCGAGAGCATTGCCGCCGTATTTATGGAGCCGTATCAGGGTTGGAGCGCTTGTTTCTTCCCTAAAAGTTACGTACAGGCGCTTGCTTCTTGGGCCAAGCGCAATCAAGTATTGGTTATTTTTGACGAAGTGCAGTCGGGTTTTGGTAGAACCGGCATGTGGTTTGCTTATGAACATTTTGGGGTGGAGGCGGATCTGGTCTGCTGCGGCAAGGGTATTTCTTCCTCCTTGCCCTTGTCAGCAGTGCTTGGTCCGCGGGAGATACTGAATCATGCCGGAGTTACCAGTACGCATACCGGTAACGTTCTTTCCGTTGCTGCCGGTATCGGAAATTTGGAGGTGTTGCATGATGAAAAATTAGTGGAGCGATCGAACAGGCTCGGAGCAATACTTTTAGAACGGCTGGAGAAACTGCAGCGTAAATATCCGGAAAGAATCAAATTTATTTCTTCCCGTGGGCTTCTGGCCGGCATACATTTTGGTAATAAAGAGAGCAACGACCTTGATGTTAAAACCTGCAGTGAGATCGTGCGAAGGTGCATTGCTTCCGGTCTCTTGCTAATTAAGACCAATATCGGTACAATAAAAATCGGTCCGCCTCTCACGATTGCTCAAGACGCACTCGAGGAGGGGCTTGATATTTTAGAGGAGGCAGTTGATGTTGTGCTGGCAAGAAGCAAGTAG
- a CDS encoding acylneuraminate cytidylyltransferase family protein — protein sequence MLVLIPARIGSKSIPKKNIVPLAGYPMLAYSILAARLAKKISRVIVSTDAEEIAEVAKKYGAEVPFIRPAEISQDHSGDREVLVHVADWLKEQEGSEPEIIVYLRPTTPLRDPADLDRAVEEFLANPETTSLRSAHESIETAYKYLKLEGKYLAGLFPDYPVRNYYDIPRHLLPQTFHPNGYVDIVKTEVMKRTNSAYGDKIQGFVTPLVGEIDSPEELMYMEYQLSRKGHPLHEELKKRYPPIL from the coding sequence ATGTTAGTCCTTATTCCCGCGCGCATAGGGAGCAAAAGTATTCCCAAAAAAAACATTGTGCCTCTGGCAGGATATCCCATGCTTGCTTACTCTATTTTAGCAGCGCGCCTCGCCAAAAAAATCAGCAGGGTGATTGTTTCTACCGATGCGGAGGAAATCGCCGAGGTGGCAAAAAAATACGGAGCAGAAGTTCCGTTTATTCGTCCTGCCGAAATTTCCCAGGATCATTCGGGAGATAGAGAGGTGTTGGTACACGTTGCGGATTGGCTGAAGGAGCAGGAGGGAAGCGAGCCCGAAATTATAGTTTACCTTCGTCCCACCACGCCCCTGCGCGATCCTGCAGACCTTGACCGCGCAGTGGAGGAATTTCTGGCTAATCCCGAAACCACGTCTTTGCGCTCGGCCCATGAGAGTATTGAAACTGCCTATAAGTATTTGAAACTTGAGGGAAAATATTTGGCTGGTCTTTTTCCTGATTATCCGGTAAGAAATTATTACGATATCCCGCGCCACCTTCTTCCCCAGACCTTTCACCCCAACGGTTATGTGGATATTGTAAAAACCGAGGTTATGAAGCGTACAAATAGCGCCTATGGAGATAAAATTCAGGGATTTGTCACACCCCTAGTGGGAGAAATAGATAGCCCGGAAGAACTTATGTATATGGAGTACCAACTCTCTCGTAAGGGGCATCCCCTGCACGAAGAGCTTAAAAAACGCTACCCTCCTATTTTATGA
- a CDS encoding class I SAM-dependent methyltransferase: MKQDYVQTIYNEKVRPKTSYPKKLTKYLIDRFRIPGGSLLLDVGCGRGDFTLGFKENGLEVEGLDSSDFSVSELGRSGIRVSKIDFSRNRWPFSDNSFDVVFSKSVIEHLPNPENFICESYRILRPGGRIITMTPDWKTGLRIFYDDYTHVHPYTTAGLRDLLLLFSFRQVSSEQFYQLPVIWKLPFLKIISWVLRRIMYPSSDINIKFIRWSLDLMVLGSGIK; this comes from the coding sequence ATGAAACAAGATTACGTTCAAACTATTTATAACGAGAAGGTAAGACCCAAGACCAGCTACCCCAAAAAACTTACAAAGTATCTGATAGACCGCTTCCGGATTCCGGGCGGGTCTCTTCTTTTAGATGTGGGATGCGGGCGAGGAGATTTTACTTTGGGATTTAAAGAAAATGGTTTAGAAGTGGAGGGTCTTGATTCCTCTGACTTTTCTGTAAGTGAGCTGGGGCGTAGCGGCATACGCGTAAGTAAAATTGATTTTTCTAGAAACCGCTGGCCGTTTTCTGATAATAGTTTTGATGTAGTATTTTCCAAGTCTGTTATTGAGCATCTGCCCAACCCAGAAAACTTTATTTGTGAGTCGTACAGGATTTTAAGGCCGGGCGGAAGAATTATAACTATGACCCCTGACTGGAAAACCGGCCTTAGGATTTTCTATGATGACTACACCCATGTCCATCCTTATACCACGGCGGGGCTGCGTGATTTATTGCTGCTTTTTTCTTTCCGCCAAGTTTCCTCCGAGCAATTTTATCAACTGCCCGTAATTTGGAAGCTGCCTTTTTTAAAAATTATTTCTTGGGTCCTGCGCCGTATCATGTATCCCAGCTCCGACATTAACATTAAATTTATTCGCTGGTCTCTGGATCTTATGGTCTTGGGAAGCGGTATAAAATAA
- a CDS encoding N-acetylneuraminate synthase family protein: protein MNGQRRVKIGDRYVGYGEPVFVVAEIGINHNGNVETAKKLIDGAVEAGCDAVKFQKRTVDVVYTSEELARPRENPFGSTNGDLKRGLEFDKKQYDEIDKYCKAKSILWYASPWDEASVDFLEQYDPPCYKVASACNQDRELMAYIKSKGRPIVVSTGMSDEAATARMVNFLGEDNLVLLHCVSTYPANHEELHLATIPHLIKKYPRAFIGYSGHEVGAYPTLVAATLGACMVERHITLDRAMWGSDQAASLELTGLNRLMSEIRAVKAYLGEPKKAVLASEEPIQTKLRRKATLI, encoded by the coding sequence ATGAACGGGCAAAGAAGGGTTAAAATAGGCGATCGTTATGTTGGTTACGGAGAACCAGTTTTTGTGGTGGCAGAAATAGGCATCAACCATAACGGCAACGTGGAAACCGCCAAGAAGTTGATTGATGGCGCGGTGGAGGCGGGCTGTGATGCGGTAAAATTTCAGAAGCGAACCGTGGATGTGGTGTATACTTCGGAGGAGCTTGCTCGTCCCCGCGAGAATCCGTTTGGGTCTACCAATGGCGATTTGAAACGCGGACTGGAATTTGACAAGAAACAGTATGATGAAATTGATAAATACTGCAAAGCCAAGAGCATTTTGTGGTATGCTTCTCCTTGGGACGAAGCAAGTGTAGATTTTCTGGAACAATATGATCCACCCTGTTACAAAGTTGCCTCGGCCTGTAATCAAGACCGGGAACTTATGGCATATATTAAATCCAAAGGCAGACCCATAGTTGTTTCTACCGGCATGTCGGACGAGGCGGCCACTGCTCGCATGGTGAATTTTTTGGGCGAGGATAATCTCGTGCTGCTGCATTGCGTATCCACATATCCTGCCAATCACGAAGAACTTCATCTTGCCACCATACCGCATTTAATTAAGAAATATCCGCGCGCCTTTATTGGGTACTCCGGTCATGAAGTCGGCGCGTATCCGACACTGGTGGCAGCAACCTTGGGTGCTTGTATGGTAGAAAGGCATATTACTTTGGATCGCGCTATGTGGGGTTCGGATCAAGCAGCCAGCCTTGAGCTTACAGGACTTAACCGCCTCATGTCCGAGATAAGGGCGGTAAAAGCGTATTTGGGAGAGCCCAAGAAAGCGGTTTTGGCGTCAGAGGAGCCCATACAAACCAAACTCCGCCGCAAAGCCACACTTATTTGA
- a CDS encoding N-acetylneuraminate synthase family protein, producing MRLDSTLPRAIKIRDKYVGEGHPTFVIAEVGNNHNGEMELARKSVISAALAGADAVKFQRRRLNEVFTQDLLSKPQTHSTSLGKTYGEYRQKLELSDEQFSELKNIAHSLGLAFFVTAFDLKSAESLAHIGMDCWKIASFDVNNRPLLEFVAKIGQPVFMSTGMADQEEMDEAVNTILKHSNQLIIKHCVSIYPTPDEDLNIGAITAMRERYRPLPVGYSGHEVGFVPTIAAVTLGAASVERHFTLDKALPGPDHSTVSLDPLEFTEMVKQIRRIERAVKDREVRLHDREISMRNKHGKSLVSKIPIPQGTLVREDMLTCKSPGHGIKPTLIHTVVGKTAKVDIPADTVLTEDQIVL from the coding sequence ATAAATACGTGGGGGAGGGCCACCCTACCTTTGTTATTGCTGAAGTCGGCAATAATCATAATGGCGAGATGGAGCTTGCCCGAAAGTCAGTGATCTCGGCCGCGCTTGCCGGTGCGGATGCGGTCAAATTTCAGAGACGTCGTTTAAACGAAGTCTTTACGCAAGATCTTTTGTCCAAGCCCCAGACCCATTCTACTTCTTTGGGTAAAACTTATGGCGAATACCGGCAGAAATTGGAACTTAGCGATGAACAGTTTTCGGAGCTTAAAAACATTGCTCATTCTTTAGGGCTTGCCTTTTTTGTAACAGCTTTTGATTTAAAAAGTGCAGAGTCTTTAGCGCATATTGGCATGGATTGCTGGAAGATTGCCTCTTTTGACGTAAACAACAGGCCACTTTTGGAATTTGTGGCCAAAATCGGACAGCCAGTTTTTATGTCAACAGGCATGGCCGATCAGGAAGAAATGGACGAAGCGGTAAATACAATTTTGAAACACAGTAACCAGTTGATTATAAAACATTGCGTGTCTATATATCCTACTCCGGATGAGGATTTGAATATAGGAGCTATTACTGCTATGCGCGAGCGCTACCGGCCTCTCCCGGTCGGTTACTCCGGCCACGAAGTGGGATTTGTACCTACTATTGCAGCCGTAACGTTGGGGGCCGCGTCAGTGGAGCGGCACTTTACACTAGACAAAGCCTTGCCCGGACCAGACCACAGCACAGTCAGTCTTGACCCTTTGGAATTTACAGAGATGGTCAAACAAATTCGTAGAATAGAACGGGCGGTGAAAGATCGCGAAGTTAGGTTACACGATAGGGAGATTTCCATGCGCAATAAGCACGGTAAAAGTCTGGTCAGTAAGATTCCCATACCGCAGGGCACTTTGGTCAGAGAGGACATGCTTACTTGTAAGAGTCCCGGACACGGAATAAAACCGACACTGATTCATACAGTGGTGGGCAAGACCGCTAAAGTAGATATCCCGGCAGATACCGTGCTTACCGAGGACCAGATTGTTTTATAA